A stretch of Kyrpidia spormannii DNA encodes these proteins:
- a CDS encoding YbfB/YjiJ family MFS transporter yields MSRIRISLNQDYRILAGGVLALFIAMGIGRFAFTPILPFMQADEHVSDALAGYLASSNYLGYLVGAFVAGLSQVAKYRVPLYRYSLAVSIITTGAMGVGSASWLWLAVRFLSGIASGLVFVLVSSMVLDALAHRGRLRLSGIFYGGVGLGIAATGIAVATLGSAFGWRGMWLAMTALGIGLGVPAARWMPRQRTGLAAPQPGNRSGGRGAERDYFPWLLASYGCEGAGYIITGTFLVSLAAGVPELHAIAPYGWIVVGIAAIPSCWAWSAIAERKSAIVSLAAALVLQAVGVVLPVVMPNPAGLMIGAILFGGTFMGITTMATGLAKRLRPEESSRAIGLMTGVYGVGQIIGAAGAGVLADRSGGFALPMGVAATVVLMGAGLLVAGKVHWAVGHTGVSNHGGSETWKKC; encoded by the coding sequence ATGTCTCGTATAAGAATAAGCCTCAATCAGGATTACCGTATTCTGGCAGGGGGAGTGTTGGCGTTGTTTATCGCTATGGGCATCGGACGATTTGCCTTCACGCCGATTCTGCCTTTCATGCAAGCCGACGAACATGTGTCGGATGCCCTGGCGGGTTATCTCGCGTCCAGCAATTACCTCGGATATCTGGTCGGTGCGTTTGTCGCGGGGTTGTCTCAGGTTGCCAAATACAGGGTACCGCTTTACCGCTATTCGTTGGCCGTCAGTATCATCACCACCGGCGCGATGGGGGTGGGCTCGGCTTCCTGGCTGTGGCTCGCCGTGCGCTTTCTTTCGGGAATCGCGAGCGGTTTGGTGTTTGTTCTTGTTTCGAGCATGGTGTTGGACGCCCTGGCCCATCGCGGCCGCCTCAGGTTGTCCGGCATTTTCTACGGCGGTGTCGGACTGGGAATTGCGGCAACCGGAATTGCAGTTGCAACGCTTGGCTCAGCGTTCGGATGGCGCGGGATGTGGTTGGCCATGACGGCGCTCGGCATAGGGCTCGGGGTTCCGGCTGCCCGGTGGATGCCCCGGCAGAGAACCGGGTTAGCTGCACCACAGCCTGGGAATCGATCAGGGGGGCGCGGTGCAGAGCGCGATTATTTTCCGTGGCTGCTGGCGTCCTATGGTTGCGAAGGCGCCGGATATATCATCACCGGCACCTTTCTTGTCAGTTTGGCGGCCGGAGTTCCAGAACTTCACGCCATTGCACCGTATGGGTGGATCGTGGTCGGGATCGCGGCGATTCCGTCCTGTTGGGCCTGGTCGGCCATCGCCGAGCGGAAGAGTGCTATAGTAAGTCTTGCGGCGGCTCTTGTTCTGCAGGCGGTCGGGGTGGTTCTTCCCGTTGTGATGCCGAATCCTGCCGGATTGATGATCGGTGCGATTCTTTTCGGCGGCACCTTTATGGGGATCACGACCATGGCCACCGGGCTCGCCAAAAGGCTTCGCCCTGAGGAAAGCAGTCGGGCCATCGGTTTGATGACCGGGGTCTACGGGGTGGGTCAAATCATCGGCGCCGCTGGGGCGGGTGTGCTCGCCGACCGATCCGGGGGATTTGCGTTGCCCATGGGGGTCGCGGCAACGGTGGTGCTGATGGGAGCCGGCCTGCTCGTCGCCGGGAAGGTGCACTGGGCCGTGGGACACACGGGGGTTTCCAACCACGGGGGGAGTGAGACATGGAAAAAGTGTTGA
- a CDS encoding LysR family transcriptional regulator: protein MEIRDLTIFVTVARTGSITKAAGQLGYVQSNVTARIQHLEASLGTVLFHRHPRGVSPTATGEVFLRYAERILHLCEEAEQAVRDNSSPSGPLRIGAMETTAAIRLPAILSEYHKLYSKVQISLLTGPTEHLVEKTLNFEIEGAFVAGPVHHPLLTDEATIQEELVLVSKPGDDNILDPKELSSRNLVVFREGCSYRKRLEQWLDAHGIGHRTVVELGSVDGILGCVAAGLGISLVPRSIIRNEQHDLSVHELPDGYGKVPTVFIRRKDAFLSPALAKFIAVVRKHVEAGRA from the coding sequence GTGGAGATTCGGGATCTGACCATTTTCGTCACCGTGGCGAGAACCGGGAGTATCACCAAGGCGGCCGGTCAACTGGGATATGTCCAGTCCAATGTCACGGCCCGAATTCAGCATCTTGAGGCCAGCTTGGGCACCGTTTTGTTTCATCGCCATCCCCGGGGTGTTTCCCCGACGGCCACAGGGGAAGTCTTTTTGCGTTACGCCGAAAGGATTCTACACTTGTGCGAGGAAGCGGAACAGGCGGTTCGAGACAACTCATCACCCAGTGGTCCGCTGCGCATCGGAGCCATGGAGACCACCGCGGCCATCCGCCTGCCGGCCATACTGTCCGAATACCACAAACTGTACTCGAAAGTCCAAATCTCCTTGCTCACAGGACCCACCGAACATTTGGTGGAAAAGACGCTGAACTTTGAAATCGAGGGGGCATTTGTGGCCGGCCCTGTCCATCATCCGCTGCTCACCGATGAGGCGACCATTCAAGAGGAACTGGTTCTCGTGTCCAAACCCGGGGATGACAACATCCTTGATCCGAAGGAACTCTCTTCTCGCAATCTGGTGGTCTTTCGTGAGGGATGCTCCTATCGCAAGCGATTGGAACAGTGGCTCGACGCTCACGGCATCGGGCACCGAACCGTCGTGGAGCTGGGGTCGGTGGACGGGATCCTCGGTTGTGTGGCGGCGGGCCTCGGCATTTCCCTGGTGCCGAGATCCATTATTCGGAACGAACAACACGATCTCTCCGTTCACGAGCTGCCCGACGGCTACGGAAAGGTTCCCACGGTGTTCATCCGGCGCAAAGATGCTTTCCTGTCCCCGGCTCTCGCGAAATTTATCGCCGTGGTTCGGAAACATGTTGAGGCTGGCCGGGCGTAG
- a CDS encoding transposase encodes MKQAEHSGLVEIRSFARSIRQNVEAVEQALRLPWSNGQVEGQIHRLKMLKSKCSTGEKARA; translated from the coding sequence TTGAAGCAGGCCGAACATAGTGGCTTGGTGGAAATCCGTTCGTTTGCGCGAAGCATCCGGCAAAATGTGGAGGCGGTCGAACAGGCCCTGCGTCTGCCGTGGAGCAATGGGCAGGTGGAAGGCCAGATTCACCGGCTCAAGATGCTGAAGTCGAAGTGTTCGACCGGAGAAAAGGCGCGGGCCTGA
- a CDS encoding type II toxin-antitoxin system HicB family antitoxin, whose amino-acid sequence MANKDVSYYMNLPYTIQIKPRDDGDGLYYFAKVLELDGCMSDGKTPEEAFQNIREAMEGWLEVKLEHGDSIPEPESDDEYSGKFVVRVPKNLHRELVMKARQEGVSLNQYVLYKLSR is encoded by the coding sequence ATGGCAAACAAAGATGTTTCGTATTACATGAATCTTCCATACACCATTCAGATTAAACCGCGAGACGATGGTGATGGTTTATACTACTTCGCCAAAGTTCTGGAACTGGACGGTTGTATGAGTGACGGGAAAACTCCGGAGGAGGCATTCCAGAACATCCGGGAGGCCATGGAAGGCTGGTTGGAAGTGAAACTCGAGCATGGCGATTCGATCCCAGAGCCGGAGTCTGACGACGAATATAGTGGTAAGTTTGTCGTGAGAGTTCCGAAGAACTTGCACCGAGAACTTGTTATGAAAGCACGTCAAGAGGGCGTGTCGTTGAACCAGTATGTGTTGTACAAGCTAAGTCGGTAA
- a CDS encoding type II toxin-antitoxin system HicA family toxin produces the protein MARVEKIVQKMKSRPNGIRYDEAVKVLRHYGYELVRTKGSHRQFRNQDGDVITLKEQNPLKAAYVEEIITNRGVTGSSSVQLHSALAREQWQTKMFRIT, from the coding sequence ATGGCAAGGGTAGAGAAAATCGTCCAAAAAATGAAGAGCCGCCCAAACGGGATTAGATACGATGAAGCCGTCAAGGTCCTGAGGCACTACGGATACGAGTTGGTTCGGACGAAAGGTTCGCATCGGCAGTTCAGAAACCAAGACGGCGATGTCATCACACTGAAAGAACAAAACCCATTGAAGGCGGCGTATGTGGAGGAAATCATCACAAATCGGGGAGTGACAGGCTCCTCGTCCGTTCAACTCCATTCTGCCCTTGCCAGAGAACAATGGCAAACAAAGATGTTTCGTATTACATGA